From the genome of Kaistella daneshvariae, one region includes:
- a CDS encoding rhomboid family intramembrane serine protease: MFPRLTPITKNIIILNVIFYLASNFIAFPKLYEMFSVFYFESPYFKVWQIITHMFMHAPMGQGIGLTHILFNMLTLMSFGPVLEQVLGDRKYIILYFASGIGAYLLNCGWNYFEITQGADPMEIYSIPMMGASGAIFGVVAAFSTMFPDSKLYFMFIPFGIKAKYLLPGIILISLYLGFSGSMGGIAHFAHIGGAIVGYVLARKWKNDHFRVN; encoded by the coding sequence ATGTTTCCAAGATTAACGCCGATCACCAAAAATATTATCATCCTGAATGTTATATTTTATCTGGCTTCGAATTTCATTGCTTTTCCAAAACTTTATGAAATGTTTTCGGTGTTTTATTTTGAATCACCTTATTTTAAAGTTTGGCAAATCATCACGCATATGTTTATGCATGCGCCGATGGGGCAGGGAATTGGCCTGACGCATATTCTTTTCAATATGCTGACGCTGATGAGTTTCGGGCCGGTTTTAGAACAGGTTTTGGGTGACAGAAAATACATTATACTATATTTTGCCAGCGGAATTGGCGCTTATCTGCTGAACTGCGGCTGGAATTATTTTGAAATTACCCAAGGTGCTGATCCGATGGAAATTTATTCGATTCCGATGATGGGTGCTTCCGGTGCAATTTTCGGCGTTGTAGCGGCATTTTCTACCATGTTTCCGGATTCGAAACTGTATTTTATGTTCATTCCTTTTGGCATTAAAGCCAAATATTTATTACCCGGAATTATTTTGATTTCGCTCTATTTGGGCTTCAGCGGCTCGATGGGTGGAATTGCACATTTCGCGCATATTGGCGGCGCAATTGTCGGATATGTTTTAGCGAGAAAATGGAAAAATGATCATTTCAGAGTCAATTAA
- a CDS encoding nucleoside recognition domain-containing protein, which produces MVLSRIWSAFIIIAIIVASIKYLFSDHYKAIYNDMVVGKSGDTVQIATKNIGDLSPEIQKNLVLAPNFSQNRIQYKTDSATSQVAVYRVQETDGVIGTSETAVKICLGLIGIMTLFMGFMSIAEKAGGINLLSRIIQPFFSKLFPEIPKNHPSFGHMLLNFSANLLGLDNAATPFGLKAMESLQTLNPDKERASNSQIMFLCLHAGGLTLIPVSIIAIRASMGSTTPTDIFLPCMIATFAATLAAMIFVSLYQKINLLQPVVIAYVGGISAIIALLVVYLVNLTKEGLDNFSMLLSNGIILLIFFAIVLGGVYKKINVFDAFIDGAKEGFWTCVKIIPYLVGMLIAISLLRTSGVFDVLIDGMKWVAQVVGFDTRFVDGLPTALIKPLSGSGARGMMVDTMQTFGADSFQGRLAAVLQGSSDTTFYVIAVYFGAVGIKNTRYTVTAMLMADLIGIITSVILAYLFFA; this is translated from the coding sequence ATGGTTTTAAGCAGGATCTGGAGTGCATTTATCATCATCGCGATTATCGTCGCAAGCATCAAATACCTATTTTCAGACCATTACAAGGCCATTTACAATGACATGGTCGTCGGTAAAAGCGGCGATACCGTGCAGATTGCAACCAAAAACATCGGCGACCTTTCACCCGAAATCCAAAAAAACCTTGTTTTAGCGCCGAATTTTTCCCAAAACCGAATTCAATATAAAACCGATTCTGCAACTTCCCAAGTCGCTGTGTATCGTGTTCAGGAAACCGATGGTGTCATTGGAACTTCGGAAACGGCTGTGAAAATCTGCCTCGGTCTCATCGGAATTATGACGCTTTTTATGGGTTTTATGAGCATTGCAGAAAAAGCAGGTGGCATCAATTTGCTTTCGCGAATCATCCAGCCTTTTTTCTCGAAACTATTCCCTGAAATCCCGAAAAACCACCCGTCTTTCGGTCATATGTTATTAAACTTTTCAGCCAACTTACTGGGTTTAGATAATGCCGCTACGCCTTTTGGTTTAAAGGCGATGGAAAGTCTGCAAACTTTAAATCCGGATAAAGAACGCGCGAGCAATTCTCAAATCATGTTTTTGTGTCTGCACGCTGGGGGCTTAACTTTAATTCCGGTTTCCATTATCGCAATCCGCGCTTCGATGGGTTCCACCACGCCGACTGATATTTTCTTGCCGTGTATGATCGCGACTTTTGCAGCGACTTTAGCGGCGATGATTTTCGTTTCGCTTTATCAGAAAATTAATTTGTTGCAACCTGTGGTCATCGCGTATGTTGGCGGAATTTCTGCAATTATCGCACTTCTCGTGGTGTATTTAGTGAATTTAACTAAAGAAGGTCTGGATAATTTTAGCATGTTGCTGAGCAACGGGATTATTCTCCTCATTTTCTTTGCTATTGTTTTGGGCGGCGTTTATAAAAAAATTAACGTTTTTGATGCTTTTATCGATGGTGCCAAAGAAGGTTTCTGGACGTGTGTTAAGATCATTCCTTATTTAGTGGGAATGTTGATCGCTATTTCTTTGCTTAGAACTTCCGGTGTTTTCGATGTTTTGATTGATGGAATGAAGTGGGTGGCGCAGGTTGTTGGTTTTGATACCCGATTTGTAGATGGTTTACCCACAGCGCTCATCAAACCGCTTTCCGGTTCCGGTGCGCGCGGCATGATGGTCGACACCATGCAAACTTTTGGTGCTGATAGTTTTCAAGGACGTTTAGCAGCAGTTTTACAGGGAAGTTCCGACACCACTTTCTATGTAATCGCGGTTTATTTCGGCGCGGTGGGCATTAAAAACACCAGATACACCGTAACCGCAATGCTGATGGCTGATTTGATAGGCATCATCACATCGGTAATTTTGGCTTATCTTTTCTTTGCTTAA
- a CDS encoding TolC family protein: MRKSLLFSLTLMSAFLFSQKKWTLQECVNYAVENNLQVIQNEYNKKLQDYSLSIAKRQYLPSVSGNVNNSATFGQGRDTFGRTGSNDNFSNSANVGADMLLFNHGRLEKNIRKNEYDVQASGFDVEQVKNDISLQIAQQYLAILLNREVTTISRSALENAQRLYERAKITTQVGTTAQTVLAEAEAAVAREKLNVKTAEINTDRSLFALAMLLQLPDHKNFDVENVAVEDDIQAPLFTADQILDKAFENQPQIKAAESRIKSAEAQTEITETAFWPTISANAGLGTSYFYLLNAGKDINGNNIQQSGFFKQYKDNFGQQVGVSANIPIFNKGITRLNIEQSKVNEEIAKNTLLLQKQDVLQNVQKAQFDAESNYESFIASREAEKSAKLALDFAEKSYNAGRATVYDLNNARNNYANAQGSVAQAKYNYLFSLKLLNFYAGIPLTL; this comes from the coding sequence ATGAGAAAATCTTTGCTGTTTTCCCTGACTTTGATGTCTGCTTTTCTGTTTTCTCAAAAAAAGTGGACCCTTCAGGAATGCGTAAATTACGCGGTAGAAAATAATCTGCAAGTCATTCAAAACGAATACAACAAAAAACTTCAGGATTATTCGCTGTCTATTGCCAAAAGACAATATTTACCGTCGGTTTCCGGAAACGTAAACAATTCGGCAACTTTCGGGCAAGGCCGCGATACTTTTGGCCGTACGGGCAGCAATGATAACTTCAGCAACAGCGCAAATGTTGGTGCTGATATGTTACTTTTCAACCACGGAAGACTTGAAAAAAACATCCGTAAAAACGAATATGATGTTCAGGCAAGCGGTTTTGATGTGGAACAGGTAAAAAATGATATTTCACTGCAGATTGCCCAGCAATATCTTGCCATTTTGTTGAACCGCGAGGTGACCACGATTTCGCGAAGCGCCCTGGAAAATGCGCAGCGACTTTATGAGCGAGCAAAAATTACCACGCAAGTCGGCACCACGGCACAAACGGTTTTAGCTGAAGCTGAAGCGGCGGTGGCACGGGAAAAACTCAATGTAAAAACCGCGGAAATTAATACTGACCGTAGTTTATTTGCTTTAGCGATGCTTTTGCAACTTCCCGATCATAAAAACTTTGATGTAGAAAATGTGGCCGTTGAAGATGATATTCAGGCGCCTTTATTTACCGCTGACCAAATTCTAGATAAAGCTTTCGAAAATCAGCCGCAGATAAAAGCCGCTGAAAGTCGCATAAAATCAGCCGAAGCGCAAACAGAAATTACCGAAACCGCTTTCTGGCCTACAATTTCGGCAAACGCCGGATTGGGAACTTCTTATTTTTATTTACTAAATGCCGGAAAAGACATCAACGGAAATAATATTCAGCAAAGCGGTTTTTTCAAACAGTATAAAGACAATTTCGGTCAGCAGGTGGGCGTTTCGGCAAACATTCCGATTTTTAATAAGGGAATTACGCGGCTGAATATAGAACAGTCAAAAGTGAATGAAGAAATCGCTAAAAACACTTTGCTACTTCAAAAACAGGACGTTTTACAAAACGTACAGAAAGCCCAGTTTGATGCTGAAAGCAATTATGAATCATTCATCGCTTCACGCGAAGCTGAAAAAAGTGCCAAATTAGCTCTGGATTTTGCTGAAAAAAGTTACAACGCCGGTCGCGCCACGGTTTACGATTTAAATAATGCTCGTAATAATTACGCAAACGCCCAAGGAAGCGTGGCACAGGCAAAATACAATTACCTTTTCAGCCTGAAACTTCTTAATTTCTACGCGGGAATTCCTTTAACTTTGTAG
- a CDS encoding SprT-like domain-containing protein, producing MSIALLQKYLPDNSLIFLKKWFADYTIHIKVTRGRESKLGDYRKMPDKTHQITINSTLQPHLFFFVLTHELAHLIAFDQSKKRISAHGAEWKQTFRQMLLESIEIYPEDLKPIIRKFTKAPKANFMSSPDLVRYFHIENYDDETSYIEDLNENDRFTYRNETYIIEEKRKKNYLCLNTDNGKKYIFKPLARVEKLS from the coding sequence ATGTCTATTGCGCTGTTACAGAAATATTTGCCGGATAATAGCCTGATTTTTCTGAAAAAATGGTTCGCTGATTACACGATTCATATTAAAGTGACGCGTGGCAGAGAATCCAAACTCGGCGATTATCGGAAAATGCCGGATAAAACGCATCAAATCACCATTAATTCTACTTTACAGCCCCACCTTTTTTTCTTTGTGCTGACGCATGAACTCGCACATCTCATCGCTTTTGATCAAAGCAAAAAACGTATTTCAGCACACGGTGCGGAATGGAAACAAACGTTTAGGCAAATGCTCCTTGAAAGCATCGAAATTTATCCCGAGGATTTAAAGCCAATTATCCGCAAATTTACAAAAGCGCCAAAAGCTAATTTTATGTCGAGCCCAGATCTTGTGCGCTATTTCCACATTGAGAATTACGACGACGAAACCTCCTATATCGAAGACCTTAATGAGAACGACCGTTTTACCTACCGAAACGAGACTTATATCATTGAGGAGAAGCGGAAAAAAAACTATCTTTGCCTGAATACGGACAACGGAAAAAAGTATATTTTCAAGCCGTTGGCACGCGTGGAAAAATTAAGTTAA
- a CDS encoding mannose-1-phosphate guanylyltransferase, with protein sequence MSESNNYCVIMAGGVGSRFWPMSTQKYPKQFQDILGIGHTMIQQTYNRISKIVPPENIYVITSKEYIALTEQQLPELNPENIVGEPMMKNTAACNIYMAKKIADKNPNANLIVLPADHLILNETVFLQKIELALNLAATKNFLITLGIKPTRPETGYGYIQFEENKEQEYFKVKTFTEKPDLEFARTFLESGDFLWNAGIFIWNVQSILSAFEEYLSEMSQHFQSCDYNTKDEENCIDDIYPKVAKISIDNGILEKAKNVYVIPADIGWSDLGTWTSVYENAVKDEEKNASKSRHILTYNAKGNIINLKNKNKAVIIDGLKNYIVVDTDKALLICPRANDQLIKEYVQDLKTLKKGDSFL encoded by the coding sequence ATGTCAGAATCAAATAATTATTGCGTCATCATGGCAGGAGGCGTAGGCAGCAGATTTTGGCCGATGAGCACCCAAAAATATCCAAAACAGTTTCAGGATATTTTAGGAATCGGCCACACCATGATTCAGCAAACCTACAACCGAATCAGCAAAATTGTACCTCCGGAAAACATCTATGTCATTACCAGCAAAGAATATATCGCACTTACAGAGCAACAGCTGCCGGAATTAAATCCGGAAAATATCGTGGGCGAGCCCATGATGAAAAACACCGCAGCCTGCAATATTTATATGGCGAAAAAAATCGCCGATAAAAATCCAAACGCAAACCTAATCGTCCTTCCCGCGGACCATTTAATTTTAAATGAAACCGTTTTTCTGCAGAAAATCGAACTGGCTTTAAACCTCGCGGCGACAAAGAATTTTCTGATTACTTTAGGCATTAAACCTACAAGACCGGAAACCGGCTACGGCTACATTCAGTTTGAAGAAAATAAAGAGCAGGAATATTTCAAAGTAAAAACTTTCACCGAAAAACCGGATCTGGAATTTGCGCGCACTTTCCTGGAAAGTGGTGATTTCCTCTGGAATGCCGGCATTTTTATCTGGAATGTCCAAAGCATTTTGTCGGCGTTCGAAGAATACCTCAGCGAAATGTCTCAGCATTTCCAAAGTTGCGATTACAACACGAAAGACGAAGAAAACTGCATTGATGACATTTACCCCAAAGTGGCGAAAATTTCCATCGACAACGGTATTCTGGAAAAAGCCAAAAATGTCTACGTAATTCCCGCCGATATTGGCTGGAGCGACCTGGGCACCTGGACTTCCGTCTACGAGAATGCGGTAAAAGACGAAGAAAAAAACGCCTCAAAATCGCGGCATATTTTAACGTATAACGCCAAAGGAAATATCATCAACCTGAAAAATAAAAATAAGGCGGTGATAATCGACGGTTTGAAAAACTACATCGTGGTGGACACCGACAAAGCGTTGCTGATCTGCCCGCGCGCCAACGACCAGCTAATTAAAGAATACGTTCAGGATTTGAAAACTTTGAAAAAAGGTGACAGCTTTTTGTAA
- a CDS encoding glycosyltransferase family 9 protein — MTRILAYRFSAFGDVAMTVPVLREFLAQNPEVEIILVSRQNFSALFEDIPNLRFKGINFDDFKGFFGLQKLGKLLLEEFKPDFIADLHDVIRTKTLNLFFLQKGFKVYKINKGKAEKEKLTNIWNIEKQALRSTVERYADVFREMKFKLELSNQLQPKSGKSGIGIAPFAQHKGKMMPLEKTFELVKILAQKHKIFFFGGGAQEVEILNSWQEKIPNTENLAGKLSLKQELEKISDLEIMISMDSANMHLASLVGTRCISVWGSTHFYAGFLGYGQSVKDVVHVKDLTCRPCSVFGDKECYRGDWACLHELNIQQIIDLI, encoded by the coding sequence GTGACGCGAATTTTAGCATACCGTTTTTCGGCGTTTGGTGATGTCGCAATGACCGTCCCGGTTTTGCGCGAATTTCTTGCTCAAAATCCTGAAGTTGAAATTATTCTGGTTTCCCGCCAAAATTTCAGCGCGCTTTTCGAAGACATTCCGAACCTTCGTTTTAAAGGAATAAATTTCGACGATTTTAAAGGTTTCTTCGGCTTGCAGAAATTGGGTAAATTACTTTTGGAGGAATTCAAACCTGATTTTATTGCCGATTTACACGACGTTATCCGGACCAAAACGCTCAATCTTTTCTTTCTTCAAAAAGGTTTTAAAGTCTATAAAATAAATAAAGGTAAAGCCGAAAAAGAGAAACTCACCAATATCTGGAATATTGAAAAACAGGCGCTAAGATCCACCGTGGAACGATATGCTGACGTTTTTCGCGAAATGAAGTTTAAGCTTGAACTTTCAAATCAGTTACAACCAAAATCTGGAAAATCCGGAATTGGTATCGCGCCATTTGCGCAGCACAAAGGCAAAATGATGCCTTTGGAAAAAACTTTCGAACTCGTAAAAATACTGGCTCAAAAGCACAAAATTTTCTTTTTTGGCGGTGGCGCACAGGAAGTTGAAATTTTAAATTCCTGGCAGGAGAAAATTCCGAACACTGAAAACCTTGCCGGGAAACTCAGTTTAAAGCAGGAACTGGAAAAAATTTCCGACCTGGAAATCATGATTTCCATGGATTCGGCAAATATGCATTTGGCAAGTCTCGTTGGAACGCGCTGTATTTCAGTTTGGGGCTCCACGCATTTTTACGCCGGATTTTTAGGGTACGGACAAAGTGTAAAAGACGTGGTACACGTAAAAGATTTAACCTGCCGGCCGTGTTCAGTTTTTGGTGATAAGGAATGTTACCGCGGCGATTGGGCCTGTCTGCACGAACTGAACATTCAGCAAATCATCGATCTGATTTAA
- a CDS encoding SufE family protein produces the protein MTIKEKQQETVEAFAFLEDWEQKYEYIIDLGKELKGMPEDEKTDENLIKGCQSKVWIKARFEDGKLFFNADSDGILPKGIVSLLVSIYSGHSTQEILDSDFSFIEEIGLQEFLSPSRANGLMAMTKQIKFYAVAYQLKS, from the coding sequence ATGACGATTAAAGAAAAACAGCAGGAAACTGTAGAAGCTTTTGCCTTTTTGGAAGATTGGGAACAGAAGTATGAATATATTATAGACCTCGGAAAAGAGCTGAAAGGCATGCCCGAAGACGAAAAAACTGACGAAAATTTAATTAAAGGTTGCCAATCCAAAGTCTGGATTAAAGCGCGTTTCGAAGACGGTAAACTTTTTTTTAACGCTGATTCCGATGGAATTTTGCCAAAAGGTATCGTGTCGCTTTTGGTTTCCATTTACAGCGGACATAGCACGCAGGAAATTTTAGATTCCGATTTTTCCTTTATCGAAGAAATTGGCTTGCAGGAATTTCTCTCGCCTTCGCGTGCCAACGGACTTATGGCGATGACCAAACAGATTAAGTTTTACGCCGTTGCCTACCAGTTAAAATCGTGA
- a CDS encoding glycosyltransferase family 4 protein: MRIIVSVFNNLYTDQRVEKVCKTLSQNGYKIELIGNNWRGMPPFTRNYPVTRLQLRSKILRFAYLEFQLKLYQHLLKTADSNCILLSNDLDTLLPNFLVSKKLGIPLVFDSHEIFTEMPSVAGRFSQKIWRILEKKVLPNIQYMMTASESYADWFVKTYKILRPVVVQNFPLFRENSKNTALNEQKTLIYQGVINPSRGLDKLIPAMAEIPNAKLWIAGDGPKKTEYEQLTKKLGLEKNIEFLGQIFPEKLREITQRADVGLSIEENNGLSYYFSLPNKISDYIQARVPVVVSEFPEMKKIVNEFQVGETISNHSELAEKIKKVLEKAPEFYFENLAKAAAQLCWEKEEPKLLNLFGKVREENF; the protein is encoded by the coding sequence GTGCGAATTATAGTTTCGGTTTTCAATAATTTATATACGGACCAAAGGGTAGAAAAGGTTTGCAAAACTTTGTCCCAAAACGGCTATAAAATTGAACTTATCGGAAATAACTGGCGCGGAATGCCGCCCTTCACCCGAAATTATCCCGTAACCAGACTACAACTTCGCTCCAAAATTCTGCGTTTCGCTTACCTTGAATTTCAATTAAAACTCTATCAGCACCTGCTGAAAACCGCCGACAGCAACTGCATTTTACTTTCTAATGATTTAGATACCCTTTTACCGAATTTTTTAGTTTCAAAAAAACTCGGTATTCCTTTGGTTTTCGACAGTCACGAAATTTTCACTGAAATGCCGTCCGTAGCCGGAAGATTTTCACAGAAAATCTGGCGCATTTTAGAGAAAAAAGTCCTGCCGAACATACAGTATATGATGACGGCAAGCGAAAGTTACGCGGATTGGTTTGTGAAAACCTACAAAATTTTGCGCCCCGTTGTAGTTCAAAACTTTCCTCTTTTTCGGGAAAATTCAAAAAATACCGCGTTAAATGAGCAAAAAACACTGATTTACCAAGGCGTTATCAATCCATCGCGAGGCTTGGATAAACTTATTCCCGCGATGGCGGAAATTCCCAACGCAAAACTCTGGATTGCCGGTGACGGTCCGAAGAAAACAGAATACGAACAGCTGACCAAAAAACTGGGCCTTGAAAAAAATATCGAGTTTTTAGGGCAAATTTTTCCGGAAAAGCTCCGCGAAATTACGCAGCGTGCTGATGTCGGCTTAAGCATTGAAGAAAATAACGGTCTCAGCTATTATTTTTCTTTACCAAATAAAATTTCAGATTATATCCAGGCGCGAGTTCCGGTTGTGGTTTCAGAATTTCCCGAGATGAAAAAGATTGTAAATGAATTTCAGGTTGGTGAAACCATTTCTAATCATTCTGAGCTTGCGGAAAAAATAAAAAAAGTGCTCGAAAAGGCGCCAGAATTTTATTTCGAAAATCTTGCAAAGGCTGCGGCACAACTATGCTGGGAAAAAGAAGAGCCAAAATTGCTTAATCTCTTCGGGAAAGTGCGCGAAGAAAATTTTTAG
- a CDS encoding uroporphyrinogen decarboxylase codes for MNPEITNIIGYAASFFIVLSFVLKDIRKIRIVNLVGCICFVIYGIFSDFLWPIIIPNAILCGVQLYHLVKKA; via the coding sequence ATGAATCCAGAGATTACCAATATTATCGGTTACGCCGCATCTTTCTTTATCGTCCTGAGTTTTGTGCTGAAAGACATCAGAAAGATCAGAATCGTAAACCTGGTGGGCTGTATCTGCTTTGTGATTTACGGTATTTTCAGCGATTTCCTCTGGCCAATCATCATTCCAAATGCTATTCTGTGTGGCGTGCAGCTTTATCATTTGGTCAAAAAGGCGTAA
- a CDS encoding ATP-dependent Clp protease ATP-binding subunit, whose amino-acid sequence MDHQFSAGLGEVFKLSKKEARRLHSEFLNTEHFLLGIISSENSAKEILQTLGADLTQIKRKIETLSVASLNPFSVESDKISFTKMADQAVKRSELECRQYQSAEINTVHLLLGILYKPEDPTTSILSSYDIDYEMISREYQKLLKNSGQDPKMSAYDDDDEREEFGQMRKPTGNIGTGKSKTPTLDNFGRDLTNLAREGKLDPVIGREKEIERVSQILSRRKKNNPLLIGEPGVGKSAIAEGLALRIQQKKVSRVLYGKRVITLDLASLVAGTKYRGQFEERMKAIMTELEKNRDVILFIDELHTIVGAGSSTGSLDASNMFKPALARGEIQCIGATTLDEYRQYIEKDGALERRFQKVMVEPTTVEETIQILNQIKDKYEDHHNVTYTDEAIAACVNLTSRYITDRFLPDKAIDAMDEAGSRVYIKNMKVPTQIIEFETNIETIKEQKQQAVKKQDYLEARKLKDEEERLQIELNLAQEAWDKDVKEKKETVTEENVAEVVSMMSGIPVTKVGKNELDKLSRMDDMLNGKVIGQTDAVKKVVKAIQRNRAGLKDPNRPIGTFIFLGTTGVGKTELAKVMARELFDSDEALIRIDMSEYMEKFAVSRLVGAPPGYVGYEEGGQLTEAVRRKPYAVVLLDEIEKAHPDVFNILLQILDEGFVTDSLGRKIDFRNTIIILTSNIGTRDLKDFGDGVGFGTTAKKSNTDARARSTIENALKKAFAPEFLNRIDDIVIFNNLEKEDISKIIDLELSKLYKRLEKLNYKVELTDDAKDFIAEKGWDKDFGARPLKRAIQKYIEDLLAEMLVNKQLAKGGTVILKVNEAKDALEGEPVKKKSSAK is encoded by the coding sequence ATGGATCATCAATTTTCCGCTGGGTTAGGAGAAGTTTTCAAACTCAGTAAAAAAGAAGCCAGACGCTTGCACAGCGAGTTTCTGAATACAGAACATTTCCTGCTCGGGATTATTTCTTCGGAAAACTCAGCAAAGGAAATTCTGCAGACTTTGGGAGCCGATTTAACCCAAATAAAAAGAAAAATCGAAACACTATCCGTGGCCAGTTTAAATCCATTTTCTGTGGAAAGCGATAAAATTTCTTTCACCAAAATGGCCGACCAGGCGGTAAAACGTTCGGAACTGGAATGCAGACAATATCAAAGCGCAGAAATCAATACCGTTCATTTATTACTTGGAATTCTCTATAAACCTGAAGATCCAACGACGAGCATCTTAAGTTCTTACGATATCGACTATGAAATGATTTCGCGGGAATACCAAAAATTGCTGAAGAACTCTGGTCAGGATCCGAAAATGAGTGCTTATGATGACGATGACGAGCGTGAGGAATTCGGGCAAATGCGGAAACCGACCGGAAATATCGGAACCGGCAAAAGCAAAACGCCAACATTGGATAATTTCGGACGTGATTTAACCAATTTAGCGCGGGAAGGAAAACTCGATCCCGTCATTGGCAGAGAAAAAGAAATCGAACGCGTTTCGCAGATTCTTTCACGAAGAAAGAAAAACAATCCTTTGCTTATCGGTGAACCCGGTGTTGGTAAATCGGCCATTGCGGAAGGTTTAGCTTTAAGAATTCAACAGAAAAAAGTGTCGCGAGTGCTTTATGGCAAACGTGTCATCACGCTGGACTTGGCAAGCTTGGTAGCTGGTACAAAATACCGCGGCCAGTTTGAGGAACGAATGAAGGCCATCATGACCGAACTAGAGAAAAACAGAGACGTCATCTTATTCATCGATGAGCTGCACACGATTGTAGGTGCAGGAAGCTCTACCGGAAGTCTGGATGCCTCAAACATGTTTAAGCCTGCCTTAGCGCGTGGTGAAATTCAATGTATTGGTGCTACGACGTTAGACGAATATCGCCAGTATATTGAAAAAGACGGTGCGCTTGAAAGACGTTTTCAAAAAGTGATGGTAGAACCTACGACTGTAGAAGAAACCATTCAGATTTTGAACCAGATCAAAGATAAATACGAAGATCACCACAATGTGACCTATACTGATGAGGCTATTGCAGCATGTGTGAACTTAACTTCACGCTATATTACCGACCGTTTCTTACCAGACAAAGCAATCGATGCGATGGATGAAGCCGGTTCCAGAGTTTATATTAAAAATATGAAGGTGCCAACTCAGATTATTGAGTTTGAAACCAATATTGAAACCATAAAAGAGCAGAAGCAGCAAGCCGTAAAAAAACAGGATTATCTTGAGGCACGAAAGCTAAAAGATGAAGAGGAACGTTTGCAAATTGAGCTGAATCTTGCGCAGGAAGCCTGGGACAAAGATGTGAAAGAGAAAAAAGAAACCGTTACCGAAGAAAATGTTGCTGAAGTGGTTTCCATGATGAGCGGAATTCCTGTGACGAAAGTCGGTAAAAACGAGCTTGACAAACTTTCACGAATGGACGACATGCTGAACGGAAAAGTAATCGGCCAAACCGATGCGGTGAAAAAAGTGGTGAAAGCCATCCAAAGAAACCGTGCCGGCCTAAAAGATCCGAACAGACCAATAGGTACATTTATTTTCCTTGGAACGACAGGTGTAGGTAAAACTGAACTTGCCAAAGTAATGGCACGAGAGCTTTTCGATTCTGATGAAGCTTTGATCAGAATTGACATGAGCGAATACATGGAGAAATTCGCGGTTTCGCGTTTGGTGGGCGCGCCTCCGGGATATGTAGGTTACGAAGAAGGTGGCCAACTAACTGAAGCAGTTCGCAGAAAACCTTACGCGGTAGTACTTTTAGACGAAATAGAAAAAGCGCACCCGGATGTTTTCAACATTTTGTTGCAGATTTTGGATGAAGGTTTTGTGACCGATTCTTTGGGCAGAAAAATTGATTTTAGAAATACAATTATCATTTTAACCTCCAATATCGGTACGCGTGATCTGAAAGATTTTGGTGATGGTGTAGGTTTCGGAACAACAGCGAAGAAAAGCAATACCGACGCAAGAGCCAGAAGTACTATTGAAAATGCTTTGAAAAAAGCTTTTGCTCCGGAGTTTTTGAACAGAATTGATGATATCGTAATTTTTAACAATTTAGAAAAAGAAGATATTTCGAAAATTATCGATCTGGAATTAAGCAAACTTTACAAACGTCTTGAAAAGCTGAATTACAAAGTTGAACTTACCGATGACGCGAAAGATTTCATCGCTGAAAAAGGTTGGGACAAAGATTTTGGGGCGAGACCTTTGAAACGTGCAATCCAAAAATATATCGAAGATCTGTTGGCCGAAATGCTTGTAAACAAACAGTTAGCCAAAGGCGGAACAGTAATTTTAAAAGTAAATGAAGCCAAAGATGCCTTAGAAGGAGAACCTGTAAAAAAGAAAAGTTCCGCGAAATAA